Proteins encoded by one window of Kribbella flavida DSM 17836:
- a CDS encoding ATP-binding protein, with translation MRTPVRDEGIVGRRRELGLLRGWLDQARDGAGRLVLCSGEAGIGKTRLAQELAGMALAAGTTVAWGRCAETEGAPAYWPWRQVLRSVGAATLTAAETEDRFRLFEDVVQAVAGAAEANGLVVVLDDVHRADEASLLLLRHLADQVTSLRVLVLATLRDFEPASARLTPELLRAPSVECLALRGFDPAEVSDQLPAATADQGLRVHEITGGNPLFVREVARAMTDGSWRPDRPPQTVLDIVDARLDRISADCRRLVQAAAIIGRDFRAGVLATVLDRSVEQCMPLIDEAVAFGLVQRAGGDHRFVHALTRDAVEASLGTVDRSALHRRVAEVLEAEFAADLSEHLADIARHRAELVAYGEGATARRWLVRAADDAVRRLAYEEGVRLYRAALATTPLPVAERSKIHAALGRAAYLAGDLPACVTAAAAAAEAARTPEQQAEAALVVEAVPDPAINETAKRLCEEALATTQSEALRARLLSQRSHLAFYDGEQERLDALSAEALDLARAAHDDLALTDALRARQEACPGPAGRAERLELAAEMLALARRTNSARSEMWGRLWRLDALIESGRLAAAAEELPALAAAVGRLGGPVSAWHHDRVAACLAQARGRYADAAAFARRGFERMRTVEPAPASGAYFALLTALAGHVGVSADAARFARQTFEPPPRFAMIAHLSRAYLQLCAGLPDEAAVSYRRAGPIETWSLPAFFVLPGHVYAALACAGLGRHDDLAVLVDRLEPFRGEHVVGGGVAYLGPVELALGRAAAVLGRLDAAIEDLSTAVRQAESAGAPGFVAEAEYHLAVALRTRSGPGDRERAATVARDADRLARSLGMTAYAGRLPVGDAPGGLSPREAEVAALVAEGLTNRQIAERLVLSERTAQNHVQHILTKLGFTTRSQIAAWSARSLSTEMSSPADSATSAPS, from the coding sequence GTGAGAACGCCGGTTCGGGACGAAGGAATCGTCGGGCGGCGACGGGAGCTGGGGTTGTTGCGCGGCTGGTTGGACCAGGCTCGCGACGGCGCCGGGCGGCTGGTGCTGTGCAGTGGCGAGGCCGGGATCGGGAAGACCCGGCTGGCGCAGGAACTGGCGGGGATGGCACTGGCGGCGGGAACCACGGTGGCCTGGGGCCGGTGCGCCGAGACGGAGGGCGCGCCGGCGTACTGGCCGTGGCGGCAGGTGCTCCGTTCGGTGGGTGCCGCGACGCTGACAGCGGCGGAGACCGAGGACCGGTTCCGGCTGTTCGAGGACGTCGTCCAGGCCGTGGCGGGCGCCGCCGAGGCAAACGGTCTGGTCGTCGTGCTGGACGACGTGCACCGGGCTGACGAGGCATCTCTGCTGCTCCTGCGGCATCTCGCCGACCAGGTGACCTCGCTGCGCGTGCTCGTGCTCGCGACCCTCCGCGACTTCGAACCGGCCAGTGCGCGGCTGACGCCCGAACTGCTGCGCGCGCCGTCGGTGGAATGCCTTGCACTGCGGGGCTTCGATCCGGCGGAGGTCAGCGACCAGTTGCCAGCAGCAACGGCGGACCAGGGGCTGCGGGTGCACGAGATCACCGGCGGGAACCCGCTGTTCGTCCGTGAGGTGGCCCGGGCGATGACCGACGGTTCGTGGCGTCCGGACCGGCCGCCGCAGACCGTGCTCGACATCGTCGACGCCCGGCTGGACCGGATCAGCGCGGACTGCCGCCGGCTCGTGCAGGCTGCGGCGATCATCGGTCGCGACTTCCGCGCCGGCGTGCTCGCGACCGTGCTGGACCGATCGGTCGAGCAGTGCATGCCGCTGATCGACGAGGCCGTGGCCTTCGGACTCGTGCAACGCGCCGGCGGGGACCACCGTTTCGTCCACGCGCTCACCCGGGACGCGGTCGAGGCGTCACTCGGGACCGTTGACCGGTCCGCCTTGCACCGGCGGGTGGCCGAGGTGCTGGAGGCGGAGTTCGCGGCGGACCTGTCCGAGCATCTCGCCGACATCGCTCGGCACCGCGCCGAGCTGGTGGCGTACGGCGAAGGCGCGACGGCGCGGCGGTGGTTGGTCCGTGCCGCGGACGACGCGGTACGGCGGCTCGCGTACGAGGAAGGCGTTCGGCTCTACCGGGCAGCGTTGGCGACGACGCCGTTGCCGGTGGCGGAACGGTCCAAGATCCACGCCGCGCTCGGGCGGGCGGCGTACCTGGCCGGTGATCTGCCGGCCTGCGTCACCGCAGCGGCCGCGGCGGCCGAAGCGGCGCGGACCCCGGAGCAGCAGGCCGAGGCCGCGCTGGTGGTGGAAGCCGTACCCGACCCTGCGATCAACGAGACGGCCAAGCGACTGTGCGAGGAAGCGCTGGCGACCACGCAGTCCGAGGCGCTCCGAGCCCGGTTGCTGTCCCAACGCAGTCATCTCGCCTTCTACGACGGTGAGCAGGAGCGGCTCGACGCGCTCAGCGCCGAGGCGCTCGACCTGGCCCGTGCCGCGCACGACGATCTCGCCCTCACCGATGCGCTGCGGGCCCGGCAGGAAGCGTGTCCAGGTCCGGCGGGTCGCGCCGAACGGCTGGAGCTGGCGGCCGAGATGCTGGCGCTTGCGCGCCGGACGAACAGCGCCCGGTCGGAGATGTGGGGCCGGCTCTGGCGACTCGACGCGCTGATCGAGAGCGGCCGGCTGGCGGCGGCGGCCGAGGAACTGCCGGCCTTGGCGGCCGCGGTCGGGCGGCTCGGCGGACCGGTCAGCGCCTGGCACCACGATCGCGTCGCGGCGTGCCTGGCGCAGGCCCGCGGCCGCTACGCCGATGCGGCCGCGTTCGCGCGCCGAGGGTTCGAGCGGATGCGGACGGTCGAGCCCGCACCGGCATCGGGGGCCTACTTCGCCCTGCTGACCGCGTTGGCGGGTCACGTCGGGGTGTCCGCCGACGCGGCGAGATTCGCCCGGCAGACTTTCGAACCGCCGCCGCGGTTCGCCATGATCGCGCATCTGTCCCGGGCCTACCTGCAACTGTGTGCCGGCCTGCCGGACGAGGCGGCGGTGTCGTACCGCCGGGCCGGGCCGATCGAGACCTGGTCGCTGCCGGCGTTCTTCGTCCTGCCCGGTCACGTGTACGCCGCGCTGGCGTGCGCCGGGCTCGGGCGGCATGACGACCTTGCCGTACTCGTCGATCGGCTCGAACCGTTCCGCGGCGAGCACGTGGTCGGAGGCGGTGTCGCCTACCTGGGACCGGTCGAGCTCGCCCTCGGCCGGGCCGCGGCCGTGCTCGGACGCCTCGACGCGGCGATCGAGGACCTGAGCACGGCGGTCCGGCAGGCCGAGAGCGCCGGCGCTCCGGGATTCGTCGCCGAAGCGGAGTACCACCTGGCGGTCGCCTTGCGCACGCGGAGTGGTCCGGGTGATCGCGAGCGCGCGGCGACGGTGGCGCGGGACGCCGATCGACTCGCGAGGTCGCTCGGCATGACCGCGTACGCCGGTCGCCTGCCCGTGGGGGACGCGCCCGGAGGCCTCAGTCCCCGCGAGGCAGAGGTGGCCGCTCTGGTGGCCGAAGGGCTCACCAACCGGCAGATCGCCGAGCGGCTGGTGCTGTCCGAGCGGACCGCTCAGAACCATGTCCAGCACATCCTGACCAAGCTCGGTTTCACCACCCGCAGCCAGATCGCGGCCTGGAGCGCGCGCTCCTTGAGTACGGAGATGAGTAGTCCGGCGGATTCCGCGACCAGCGCGCCTTCCTAG
- a CDS encoding MarR family winged helix-turn-helix transcriptional regulator, producing MALPSGPTTASSEAEAALFELVDVYDRAYESAAAQLSLSAAQACVLGRLGESRGMGALAEELGCDASNITQIVTRLEALGLVTRAPNPADRRARLVARTPHGDEVNRRFEKAFTFARAAVGRLSGEEQDQLAALLRKALG from the coding sequence ATGGCACTCCCGAGCGGGCCGACAACGGCCTCGTCCGAGGCCGAAGCCGCTTTGTTCGAGCTGGTCGACGTGTACGACCGCGCCTATGAGTCGGCCGCGGCCCAGCTCTCGTTGAGCGCGGCGCAGGCTTGTGTCCTCGGGCGCCTCGGCGAGAGCCGCGGCATGGGCGCACTGGCCGAGGAGCTCGGTTGCGATGCCTCCAACATCACCCAGATCGTCACCCGTCTCGAAGCACTCGGCCTCGTCACCCGTGCACCGAACCCCGCCGATCGCCGCGCCCGGCTGGTCGCGCGGACCCCGCACGGGGACGAGGTCAACCGGCGGTTCGAGAAGGCCTTCACCTTCGCCCGGGCAGCGGTGGGACGCCTCTCCGGTGAAGAACAGGACCAGCTGGCCGCTCTGCTACGCAAAGCCCTCGGATGA
- a CDS encoding quinone oxidoreductase family protein, with the protein MEELALRSVRVPAVGENDVLIRVEVAGVASWDAVEREGRYDGVFGVPTTFPYVLGWDGAGTVAAVGRNVTRFELGDRVYAATMPATRGGLYAEYGVVEAEYVAHVPDRLSTEQAGVMAWDASTALSGLDVLGLKAHETLMVFGASGGVGHMAVQLARHRRLRVLAVASGDDGVELAKRLGADAVIDGRKDDVLAAASGFAPDGLDGALVTAGGETAERSLNAVKRSGRIAWPNGVTPTPRTSPAAATSSFDGDRTRSGLERLNEIIATSTFEPHIARTFTLDRIRDAHHTLRDHYVGKLALRIAFSDS; encoded by the coding sequence GTGGAGGAGCTGGCGCTGCGATCGGTGCGGGTTCCTGCCGTCGGCGAAAACGACGTCCTGATCCGGGTCGAGGTCGCGGGCGTGGCCTCCTGGGACGCGGTCGAGCGCGAGGGACGCTATGACGGGGTGTTCGGGGTTCCGACGACCTTCCCGTACGTGCTCGGTTGGGACGGCGCCGGCACGGTGGCCGCTGTGGGCCGTAACGTCACCCGGTTCGAGCTCGGCGACCGCGTCTACGCGGCGACGATGCCTGCGACGCGGGGTGGTTTGTACGCGGAGTACGGCGTCGTCGAGGCGGAGTACGTGGCGCACGTTCCCGATCGCTTGTCGACGGAACAAGCCGGCGTCATGGCCTGGGATGCGTCGACCGCCCTGAGCGGGCTCGATGTGCTCGGCCTGAAGGCGCACGAGACGCTGATGGTCTTCGGCGCCAGCGGGGGCGTCGGCCACATGGCGGTGCAGTTGGCGCGTCACCGCAGACTGCGGGTGCTCGCCGTGGCGTCCGGTGATGACGGCGTCGAGCTGGCCAAGCGTCTGGGCGCGGACGCGGTCATCGACGGTCGCAAGGACGACGTCCTGGCGGCGGCGTCCGGGTTCGCCCCGGACGGACTCGACGGCGCCCTGGTCACAGCAGGCGGCGAGACGGCCGAGCGCTCTCTGAACGCCGTCAAACGCTCCGGGCGCATCGCCTGGCCGAACGGCGTGACGCCTACGCCCAGAACATCACCCGCTGCGGCGACCTCCTCGTTCGACGGCGATCGTACGCGGTCCGGCCTGGAGCGACTGAACGAAATCATCGCAACGAGCACCTTCGAACCCCACATCGCCCGCACCTTCACGTTGGACCGGATCAGGGACGCCCACCACACCCTCCGCGATCACTACGTCGGAAAGCTCGCACTGAGAATCGCCTTCAGCGACAGCTGA
- a CDS encoding ester cyclase: MDIERNKATARRFFEEVFTAGRLDVMDEIASPELRAQGSLPPGLPDRGPAPYKHTVEMFRHAFAELHHEIHALVAEGDLVAVHVTMTGRHVNTFLDVPATGRRVVYPGMDLMRFDSEHRLVEHWTATDDLGLLQQLGILPDDQPWSSPMPPL; the protein is encoded by the coding sequence ATGGACATCGAACGCAACAAGGCGACGGCCCGCCGGTTCTTCGAAGAGGTCTTCACTGCGGGGCGGCTCGACGTCATGGACGAGATCGCGTCCCCCGAGCTCAGGGCGCAGGGGTCGTTGCCTCCCGGCCTGCCGGATCGCGGGCCGGCGCCCTACAAGCACACCGTCGAGATGTTCCGCCACGCCTTCGCCGAGCTGCACCACGAAATCCATGCCCTGGTGGCCGAAGGAGATCTGGTCGCCGTGCACGTCACGATGACCGGCAGGCATGTCAACACCTTCCTGGACGTTCCCGCGACCGGCCGACGCGTCGTCTACCCCGGCATGGACCTGATGCGCTTCGACTCCGAACATCGCCTCGTCGAGCACTGGACGGCAACCGACGACCTCGGACTCCTGCAACAACTGGGCATCCTTCCGGACGACCAGCCGTGGTCGTCTCCGATGCCGCCGCTCTGA
- a CDS encoding metallophosphoesterase family protein, which produces MSVRHRILHLSDTQVGRDGRDEDGVDAVAALERMLHDARHLPDLDLVVVSGDIADDGSVEGCVAVRDRVAAFAAARGIPHVYCTGNHDDRSTFATALGSGHLGPDGTDLGRLMESGGPERVAVSEVNGVRIVTLDSLVPGAAHGALSDRQLQWLANLLETPASSGTVIVVHHPPVYLESSVLMGTVGLRDSDRLASVLAGRDVRAVLCGHFHLQLAATLAGVPVWVTPGVVTRIDLTTPPQLERAVKGASATVVDLGGPFSPTFHVLHARDRAVGEQVYLMDALSGRDVDHED; this is translated from the coding sequence ATGTCCGTACGCCACCGCATTCTGCACCTGTCCGACACCCAGGTCGGCCGCGACGGTCGCGACGAGGACGGCGTCGATGCGGTCGCTGCCCTGGAGCGCATGCTGCACGATGCGCGGCACCTGCCCGACCTCGACCTGGTGGTGGTCAGCGGAGACATCGCCGACGACGGCTCCGTCGAGGGTTGCGTGGCGGTGCGGGACCGGGTCGCAGCTTTCGCGGCAGCGCGCGGCATTCCGCACGTCTACTGCACCGGCAACCACGACGACCGGTCCACGTTCGCTACGGCCTTGGGATCCGGCCACCTCGGCCCGGACGGGACCGACCTGGGCCGACTGATGGAATCCGGCGGTCCGGAACGGGTCGCAGTCAGCGAGGTGAACGGAGTCCGGATCGTCACCCTCGACAGTCTGGTCCCCGGTGCTGCGCACGGCGCTCTCAGCGACCGCCAGCTTCAATGGCTGGCAAACCTTCTCGAGACACCGGCATCATCCGGCACGGTCATCGTGGTCCACCACCCACCGGTCTACCTCGAGTCGTCCGTACTGATGGGGACCGTGGGCCTCCGCGACTCCGACCGGCTGGCCTCGGTCCTGGCCGGTCGTGACGTTCGCGCCGTCCTGTGCGGGCACTTCCACCTCCAGCTCGCGGCGACGTTGGCCGGCGTACCGGTCTGGGTCACGCCGGGCGTGGTGACGCGGATCGACCTGACCACCCCTCCGCAGCTCGAACGGGCGGTCAAGGGAGCAAGCGCGACGGTGGTCGACCTCGGCGGGCCGTTCTCCCCCACCTTCCACGTCCTGCACGCCCGGGATCGAGCGGTCGGCGAGCAGGTCTACCTGATGGACGCGCTGTCAGGACGCGACGTCGACCACGAGGACTGA
- a CDS encoding epoxide hydrolase N-terminal domain-containing protein: MNPSRCPGVGWTYGMPTGYLRGLAEYWRTGYDWRKHEAALNRCPQFLAGIQGQRVHFLHVRPPPSPRPRC, translated from the coding sequence GTGAACCCTTCTAGGTGCCCGGGGGTCGGCTGGACCTACGGCATGCCGACGGGGTACCTCCGAGGACTCGCCGAGTACTGGCGAACCGGCTACGACTGGCGCAAGCACGAGGCAGCACTGAACCGCTGTCCCCAGTTCCTCGCCGGGATCCAGGGGCAGCGGGTGCACTTCCTGCACGTCCGGCCTCCCCCGAGCCCGAGGCCGCGCTGCTGA
- the glgA gene encoding glycogen synthase produces MTIAVLTREYPPHIYGGGGVHVDFLVRELRRLLDVDVHCMGEPRAGATAHSEDDPRLLGANAALRVLSTDLTMTAGVGNSDLVHSHTWYANMAGHWAKLLHDIPHVVTAHSLEPRRPWKAEQLGGGYRLSSWAESTAYEAADAVIAVSNGMRDDVLDCYPTVDPAKVHVISNGIDADFYHPDPATHVLDRLGVDLNRPYVTFVGRITRQKGVPHLLRAGLQLDPSVQLVLLAGAADTPELKTETDALIDELKAARDGVFVVSDMLPREDVRQVLTHALAFCCPSIYEPLGIVNLEAMACQTAVVASAVGGIPEVVHDGLTGTLVRYDQNDPATFETQLANGINDLVANPAKAAAMGKAGRERAVTQFGWKDVAGRTVALYRQLLTSR; encoded by the coding sequence GTGACCATCGCCGTGCTGACCAGGGAGTACCCGCCGCACATCTATGGGGGCGGTGGGGTGCACGTGGACTTCCTGGTCCGTGAGCTGCGTCGCCTGCTCGACGTGGACGTGCACTGCATGGGCGAGCCCCGGGCGGGTGCGACCGCGCATTCCGAGGACGACCCGCGGCTACTCGGCGCGAACGCCGCCTTGCGGGTGCTGTCCACCGACCTGACCATGACCGCAGGAGTCGGCAACAGCGACCTGGTCCACTCCCACACCTGGTACGCGAACATGGCCGGCCACTGGGCCAAACTCCTCCACGACATCCCCCACGTGGTGACAGCACACTCGCTGGAACCCCGCCGACCGTGGAAAGCCGAGCAGCTCGGCGGCGGCTACCGCCTGTCCAGCTGGGCCGAAAGCACGGCATACGAAGCCGCCGACGCGGTGATCGCGGTCAGCAACGGGATGCGCGACGACGTGCTCGACTGCTACCCCACCGTCGACCCCGCCAAGGTCCACGTCATCTCCAACGGCATCGACGCCGACTTCTACCACCCCGACCCCGCCACCCACGTCCTGGACCGGCTCGGCGTCGACCTCAACCGCCCCTACGTCACCTTCGTCGGCCGCATCACCCGGCAAAAAGGCGTACCACACCTACTCCGCGCCGGCCTCCAACTAGACCCCTCGGTCCAACTGGTACTCCTGGCCGGCGCCGCCGACACACCCGAACTGAAAACCGAAACCGACGCCCTGATCGACGAGCTGAAGGCCGCCCGCGACGGCGTCTTCGTGGTCTCCGACATGCTGCCCCGCGAAGACGTCCGCCAAGTCCTCACCCACGCACTGGCCTTCTGCTGCCCCTCGATCTACGAACCACTCGGCATCGTCAACCTCGAAGCAATGGCCTGCCAAACCGCCGTCGTCGCCTCCGCGGTCGGCGGCATCCCCGAAGTCGTCCACGACGGCCTCACCGGCACCCTGGTCCGCTACGACCAAAACGACCCCGCCACCTTCGAAACCCAACTCGCCAACGGCATCAACGACCTCGTCGCCAACCCCGCCAAAGCCGCAGCGATGGGCAAGGCCGGCCGCGAACGCGCGGTCACGCAGTTCGGCTGGAAGGACGTAGCCGGACGCACGGTCGCCCTCTACAGGCAGCTCCTCACCAGCCGGTGA
- a CDS encoding ROK family protein, protein MPSTATDLRQANLTRALRAIHTAEADLTRAQLARELTCTRATAAALAADLQDLGLITVSETELTRRRGRPSTRLTPAATGPAVIAVEIGVTCVRLATVGLGGRLSAVESTALQNHDVDHVLGLARDMLRERLRSTPQPCVGVGIAVHGLVDQLSMTLVSAPNLGWDDTDVVAQLDLPPGLPVRMDNVAHLSALAESSRGRGRGFATVLYLHAAVGLGGALVLDGHPVRGRRGFAGEFGHLPLGRSEQPCRCGGWGCWELDVDQPALARAAGRPYTARTVATVARKVLADSTRGDQEARSAVDQVSALLGRGIGALINVHDPDLVVLACHAADLLASSPQIVVEQARRGSMSAHRPALPPIEPAALDADGALVGAADSLFDFLVESPTALTGRTAASAAPLDRLPS, encoded by the coding sequence ATGCCGTCAACTGCCACGGACCTTCGCCAGGCCAATCTGACCCGAGCCCTCCGCGCCATCCACACAGCAGAAGCTGACCTGACCCGCGCACAGCTTGCTCGTGAGCTCACCTGTACCAGGGCGACAGCTGCGGCGTTGGCAGCGGATCTGCAGGACCTCGGCCTGATCACGGTGTCGGAGACCGAACTGACGCGACGAAGGGGTCGCCCCAGCACCCGGCTGACGCCGGCTGCCACCGGACCGGCAGTGATCGCGGTGGAAATCGGGGTGACGTGCGTGCGGCTGGCCACCGTCGGTCTGGGTGGGCGCCTGAGCGCTGTCGAAAGCACTGCACTGCAGAATCACGATGTCGACCATGTGCTCGGCCTGGCGAGAGACATGCTTCGCGAGCGACTGCGGTCGACCCCACAACCATGCGTCGGCGTGGGAATCGCTGTCCACGGACTCGTCGACCAGCTCTCCATGACCTTGGTCTCTGCGCCGAATCTCGGCTGGGACGACACCGACGTTGTCGCACAGCTCGATCTACCGCCCGGCCTGCCGGTGCGGATGGACAACGTCGCCCACTTGTCAGCGCTGGCCGAGTCCAGCCGCGGGCGCGGACGCGGCTTCGCCACGGTTCTCTACCTGCATGCCGCTGTCGGGCTGGGCGGGGCCCTGGTCCTGGACGGCCATCCGGTCCGCGGACGGCGGGGCTTCGCGGGTGAATTCGGTCACCTGCCCTTGGGCCGGAGCGAGCAACCGTGCCGGTGCGGCGGCTGGGGATGCTGGGAACTCGACGTGGATCAGCCGGCGCTGGCCCGCGCGGCGGGACGGCCGTACACCGCTCGTACGGTCGCGACGGTCGCCCGCAAAGTCCTGGCCGACTCGACCCGTGGCGACCAAGAGGCAAGGTCGGCCGTCGACCAGGTGTCGGCACTGCTCGGGCGGGGGATCGGGGCCTTGATCAACGTTCACGATCCCGATCTGGTCGTGCTCGCCTGCCATGCCGCCGACCTGCTGGCCAGTTCTCCGCAGATCGTTGTCGAGCAGGCTCGGCGTGGTTCGATGAGCGCACACCGACCCGCGCTGCCGCCGATCGAGCCGGCTGCTCTGGATGCCGACGGTGCGCTGGTCGGCGCGGCGGACTCGCTCTTCGACTTCCTCGTGGAATCGCCCACCGCGCTGACAGGCCGTACGGCGGCCTCGGCCGCCCCTCTCGATCGGCTGCCCTCATGA
- a CDS encoding inositol monophosphatase family protein, whose product MTAVSYAAELQFAFDFVSRSVREILRTAEQAYRIDTKRDGTVVTSADLEINRSFIEHVVDRFPGDSVLGEEASHSAAGGNGRTWVIDPIDGTQQFILGVPVFMTSIALVVAGRPVLGVLSNPSTRDLYWATTGGGAFRNGTAIHVSTRDGRTEPLTLVGAGAMPTPAGLDADTLLETFVSPTFRTTAHRFPWPTVFSGCKVAEGTWDADLYDSTGAHDVAAICILVREAGGTVTNRHGADQRYDTAVDGCVSSNGAQHSTLVRHWADVRHQPPAHGADRSSKL is encoded by the coding sequence ATGACCGCAGTGAGCTACGCAGCGGAGCTGCAGTTCGCGTTCGATTTCGTCAGCCGCTCCGTCCGGGAGATTCTGCGCACCGCGGAGCAGGCGTACCGAATCGACACCAAGCGCGATGGCACGGTCGTCACGTCGGCGGACCTGGAGATCAACCGATCGTTCATCGAACACGTCGTCGATCGCTTTCCCGGGGACAGCGTGCTCGGCGAAGAAGCCAGTCACTCCGCCGCGGGCGGCAACGGTCGCACCTGGGTGATCGATCCGATCGACGGCACTCAGCAGTTCATCCTCGGAGTCCCGGTCTTCATGACCTCGATCGCGCTCGTCGTCGCCGGCCGACCGGTTCTCGGTGTGCTCTCGAACCCGTCGACCCGCGACCTGTACTGGGCAACGACCGGCGGTGGCGCTTTCCGGAACGGAACCGCGATTCACGTCTCGACCCGCGACGGCCGTACCGAACCGCTCACTCTGGTCGGCGCCGGCGCCATGCCCACCCCGGCCGGCCTCGATGCCGACACCTTGCTGGAGACTTTCGTCTCGCCCACCTTCCGAACCACCGCGCACCGATTCCCCTGGCCGACGGTCTTCTCCGGCTGCAAGGTCGCAGAAGGTACCTGGGACGCAGATCTCTACGACAGCACCGGGGCCCATGACGTCGCCGCCATCTGCATCCTCGTCAGGGAAGCCGGAGGCACAGTCACGAATCGACACGGCGCAGACCAGCGCTACGACACAGCCGTCGACGGCTGCGTCTCCTCCAACGGAGCCCAACACTCCACGCTGGTCCGGCACTGGGCGGACGTCCGGCATCAGCCGCCCGCGCACGGTGCAGATCGAAGCTCGAAGCTCTGA
- a CDS encoding VOC family protein has protein sequence MLNVSDIGRAAQFWGQALHYSPDPDNPAFLAPDAGGGPRLHLDTDDRTHLDLWVDRTGSDLQTEPPLAAGLPVV, from the coding sequence GTGCTGAACGTGTCGGACATCGGCCGGGCAGCGCAGTTCTGGGGCCAGGCGCTGCACTATTCACCCGATCCAGACAACCCCGCCTTCCTGGCTCCGGACGCGGGTGGCGGTCCGCGGCTGCATCTGGACACCGACGACCGGACCCATTTGGATCTTTGGGTCGACCGGACCGGCTCTGATCTCCAGACGGAACCTCCTCTGGCTGCAGGCCTGCCCGTGGTCTGA
- a CDS encoding helix-turn-helix transcriptional regulator has product MADIGGFLKSCRARLSPADVGLPTGPGFRRVAGLRREELATLAGISVDYYTRLEQGRCDGVSENVLDGLAAALRLTEDERRHLHQLARPAAPAPRRAEVRPGLRQVLHAIGSATPAFVLGRRMDILAWNALAAALITDFAALAIRERNLARLVLLNDEVSRRYPDRELVVRNTVGFLRLDAGRHPTDRELAELVAELCERHPDFREQWELHTVRRKRFGVKRFDHPDVGKLELDYETLYHPDDDEQLLIVYSAKPGSPAEAKLQRLAGVKDSSPGVAPVR; this is encoded by the coding sequence ATGGCCGACATCGGTGGCTTCCTCAAGTCATGTCGAGCGCGACTCAGTCCGGCAGATGTCGGCCTGCCGACGGGACCAGGTTTCCGCCGGGTCGCCGGCTTACGGCGTGAGGAACTCGCCACCTTGGCGGGGATCAGCGTCGACTACTACACGCGGCTCGAGCAGGGTCGCTGCGATGGGGTGTCGGAGAACGTCCTCGACGGCCTGGCGGCGGCGCTGCGACTGACCGAGGACGAGCGTCGCCACCTCCACCAGTTGGCGCGGCCGGCGGCACCGGCACCGCGCCGTGCCGAGGTGCGACCCGGACTGCGGCAGGTGCTGCACGCGATCGGATCCGCCACCCCGGCTTTCGTGCTCGGCAGACGCATGGACATCCTGGCGTGGAACGCACTCGCCGCGGCGCTGATCACCGACTTCGCCGCGCTAGCCATCCGCGAACGCAACCTCGCCCGCCTCGTCCTGCTGAACGACGAAGTCAGCCGGCGATACCCGGACCGGGAACTGGTCGTCCGCAACACCGTCGGATTCCTGCGACTCGACGCCGGTCGGCATCCGACCGACCGGGAACTGGCCGAACTGGTCGCCGAACTGTGCGAGCGCCACCCTGACTTCCGCGAGCAGTGGGAGCTGCACACGGTGCGCCGCAAGAGATTCGGCGTGAAACGGTTCGATCATCCGGACGTCGGCAAGCTCGAGCTCGACTACGAGACGCTCTACCACCCGGACGACGACGAGCAACTGCTGATCGTGTACTCGGCGAAACCGGGATCGCCGGCCGAGGCGAAGCTGCAACGGCTCGCCGGCGTCAAGGACAGTTCACCTGGTGTCGCTCCAGTCCGCTGA